GAAATGACAATGTGAATAGTATCAGACAAAAAAAACTGTCCTCCCAAAGCATACAAGGAAACCAGCAAGGAAACAATCATGGGGGAAAGTCTTACCTGgggattttgtttattttaaaatttcatagaaggtaaaatattttctggattCAAACAAGTGAATAATAAACTGCCTTTGATAGGGGCACCAACATCAGGCAGTTCAATGACTGATGGCTAAcgaaaaaagtttttaaaaaagaaaaaaagaaaaaagaagcagttATTGGTCTTGCTAATAATATCAGCTTACTTCTGTTTTAACATAGCGCTCTTAAAAGCTGTACAGAACTCCATCTTATACAGAGCAACCCCCTTTTGACAAATGTGTTCTAAAGTGCCAGTATTATTTACAAAGATTTTTTAGCCAAAAGTCTGGCCTGTTGTGGCATCAGGTGAAGAAGTCATCCCAGCTCTGCTATCATTTACATTCACCAAGGGAAATTCTGGGAAATCAGCACTTGTCCCTGGTCCCCGAAGGTTCACCTGTCCATTGGCAGTGCTAAACTGAGAGGATATTCCAGCTCTTGCCCCATGGTACTGAGCTCTAAAGGGCTGCTCAAAAGAGCTAATTTGATATGCTTGATGAACAGACTGTGCCTCTGCTTTCTTCTGAGAAGTTACTTGATCCAAGAAGTCCTGTgtagaggaggaagaagaatgATTTGCCTCATCacctgaaaagggaaaagggtgCTGAGAATCACCAACCATTAGTCCAAAGTGAGACTTGTCTGGAGTTGTTCTTAATGGAGAGTTCATTCCCGACCGAAAGCTGTTGACGGGTATAGATGTGTAGACCTTCTCCATGGAAGGAAATGCTGGCTGGGTTGTAAGTGTCTGGTTATCAGTCACAAAATTAAGGCTCGGGTTGTTCAAATAGGCATCATTTTGGCTAGTTCTGTCCAAAGCTTGTTGTAAAAACTTTGAATATTCTTGTAACATACTAGCTTTATCTGATGAGGAAGCTTGAGAGCTTGTTCCAACTGTCTCAGATGGGGTCACCTCAGATACTTCAGCGGAATTGATGGATATACTAGAGGTCACTTCTGTGTCAGCCACACTGAAAGAGATCTCATGCTGTCCATTAGCCTTGTGTGAATAATGATCTAAGAGAGTTTGCAGTACCTCATCTGGAATGACATTTTTGTCATGGTTACCTTTAATTTCAACATTCAGTGCCTGTGTGTCTAGTATTGAGGCTGTAGCAGTTTCATCAATGACACTGGCCACAGCTGCCTGCGTTACTGAAGGTTGAGATGCTATGGTACTTACATTCAAGGCATATTCTCGACTGTTGTTACTAGCTGCTTGTAGATAcctctttttcttcaaaaactgCATTGCATCATCATAATTAGTGCTGCTGTGTACAGGTTTACTGGGCCCTTCCTGTAATGTGTCGACTTGATCAATGTCAGCATTACCTTCAGAGTCCAATAAACTTTGCTTATCCACAAGATCGAAGGCATACTTCGAAACCTTGCTGTCTTCATATGTAGATAAAGGTGAAATGGTTTGACTTTGCTCAAGTGGCTGCTTTAGACTCCTCTTGTTGACCTTTTTGAGAACGAGCTTCGGTGGGTGTATTTCTCCAGAATTTGCTTCCTCTAAGTGCGATCCACCAACTGAAGAATGTGGCATCTCAACAGCATATTCCGCTACCATATACTCATCTTTTACTTTAGCACTAGAAGAGTACAAAGGCAAATAGTCATTTTTGTCCTTCTTGTGTTCTGATTTATCTGTACTTTCCTTATCCccagattttgttttctctgttttctgccttttcttctttggCAAGGAGCTGTCTTTCAGAGGCGTAGAGAAACCAGAATCTTCCTCTGATGGCAAAAAGCCAACTTTGGTGGCACTTCTGTTGGGTTTCTTCTCACGGTTCTCATGGCACATACGTTTGTGTTTCAGCACACGATCGGTCCTGGagaaatactggaaaatattATGGTGGTGGTTAGGATtattattatgaaaaaataaatatgttagcagaaagaaaataaacctttcaTTCTAAAGAATTTACTTGATGATTCACCCACTTTAGCAATTTCTAATGAAGTGTCAAACAAGATTATATAGTCAATAAAATCAAGCACAGCCAGCTGTGACTCTGCTCCACCGGTGCACCAAGATAGCCCATCCTGACTGAAAAACACATTCATTATGTATTCATTTGTATAAAATGGAGAAAGCCCCATCTGAAATACTGGGGAATTGACTGGTGTTTTGGCTTTCAAGCACAGAAAATTTCACTAAGTCATCTTACCTGCAAACAATATTCACACTGGTAAGGCTTCTCTCCACTGTGAGTTCTTTTGTGCCTTTCCATGTGATACTTCTGAATAAACCTCATACCACATTCATCACAACGAAATGGCTTTTCACCTGataaaaaatacacagcaaTATTAAtctaaaagaataaattaacaTCTTCCCATAAAGTTACAAGGTCAAATACTACATTCTCTATTAGAAGCAGTAAGAGGATTTAGTCTATTGCTATTGAAAAACAACATAGAGCTTGCTTACATCACTATTTTTCCAATACTCAGTTGCTGATGCCTCAAATACTTTAAGCttttatgctaaaaa
The Vidua macroura isolate BioBank_ID:100142 chromosome 7, ASM2450914v1, whole genome shotgun sequence DNA segment above includes these coding regions:
- the ZNF148 gene encoding zinc finger protein 148 isoform X3; the protein is MNIEDKLGGLFLKCGGIDQMQSSRAMVGMGAVSDQSGVSRERQEAVLQDRTMPHQEILATDEVLQESELRQQEMISHDELMVHEETVKNDDEMDAQDRLPQGLQYAVNVPISVKQEITFTDASEQQKRDKKQIREPVDLQKKKKRKQRSPAKILTINEDGSLGLKTHKSHVCEHCNAAFRTNYHLQRHVFIHTGEKPFRCDECGMRFIQKYHMERHKRTHSGEKPYQCEYCLQYFSRTDRVLKHKRMCHENREKKPNRSATKVGFLPSEEDSGFSTPLKDSSLPKKKRQKTEKTKSGDKESTDKSEHKKDKNDYLPLYSSSAKVKDEYMVAEYAVEMPHSSVGGSHLEEANSGEIHPPKLVLKKVNKRSLKQPLEQSQTISPLSTYEDSKVSKYAFDLVDKQSLLDSEGNADIDQVDTLQEGPSKPVHSSTNYDDAMQFLKKKRYLQAASNNSREYALNVSTIASQPSVTQAAVASVIDETATASILDTQALNVEIKGNHDKNVIPDEVLQTLLDHYSHKANGQHEISFSVADTEVTSSISINSAEVSEVTPSETVGTSSQASSSDKASMLQEYSKFLQQALDRTSQNDAYLNNPSLNFVTDNQTLTTQPAFPSMEKVYTSIPVNSFRSGMNSPLRTTPDKSHFGLMVGDSQHPFPFSGDEANHSSSSSTQDFLDQVTSQKKAEAQSVHQAYQISSFEQPFRAQYHGARAGISSQFSTANGQVNLRGPGTSADFPEFPLVNVNDSRAGMTSSPDATTGQTFG
- the ZNF148 gene encoding zinc finger protein 148 isoform X4, which codes for MNIEDKLGGLFLKCGGIDQMQSSRAMVGMGAVSDQSGVSRERQEAVLQDRTMPHQEILATDEVLQESELRQQEMISHDELMVHEETVKNDDEMDAQDRLPQGLQYAVNVPILTINEDGSLGLKTHKSHVCEHCNAAFRTNYHLQRHVFIHTGEKPFQCSQCDMRFIQKYLLQRHEKIHTGEKPFRCDECGMRFIQKYHMERHKRTHSGEKPYQCEYCLQYFSRTDRVLKHKRMCHENREKKPNRSATKVGFLPSEEDSGFSTPLKDSSLPKKKRQKTEKTKSGDKESTDKSEHKKDKNDYLPLYSSSAKVKDEYMVAEYAVEMPHSSVGGSHLEEANSGEIHPPKLVLKKVNKRSLKQPLEQSQTISPLSTYEDSKVSKYAFDLVDKQSLLDSEGNADIDQVDTLQEGPSKPVHSSTNYDDAMQFLKKKRYLQAASNNSREYALNVSTIASQPSVTQAAVASVIDETATASILDTQALNVEIKGNHDKNVIPDEVLQTLLDHYSHKANGQHEISFSVADTEVTSSISINSAEVSEVTPSETVGTSSQASSSDKASMLQEYSKFLQQALDRTSQNDAYLNNPSLNFVTDNQTLTTQPAFPSMEKVYTSIPVNSFRSGMNSPLRTTPDKSHFGLMVGDSQHPFPFSGDEANHSSSSSTQDFLDQVTSQKKAEAQSVHQAYQISSFEQPFRAQYHGARAGISSQFSTANGQVNLRGPGTSADFPEFPLVNVNDSRAGMTSSPDATTGQTFG
- the ZNF148 gene encoding zinc finger protein 148 isoform X1; the protein is MNIEDKLGGLFLKCGGIDQMQSSRAMVGMGAVSDQSGVSRERQEAVLQDRTMPHQEILATDEVLQESELRQQEMISHDELMVHEETVKNDDEMDAQDRLPQGLQYAVNVPISVKQEITFTDASEQQKRDKKQIREPVDLQKKKKRKQRSPAKILTINEDGSLGLKTHKSHVCEHCNAAFRTNYHLQRHVFIHTGEKPFQCSQCDMRFIQKYLLQRHEKIHTGEKPFRCDECGMRFIQKYHMERHKRTHSGEKPYQCEYCLQYFSRTDRVLKHKRMCHENREKKPNRSATKVGFLPSEEDSGFSTPLKDSSLPKKKRQKTEKTKSGDKESTDKSEHKKDKNDYLPLYSSSAKVKDEYMVAEYAVEMPHSSVGGSHLEEANSGEIHPPKLVLKKVNKRSLKQPLEQSQTISPLSTYEDSKVSKYAFDLVDKQSLLDSEGNADIDQVDTLQEGPSKPVHSSTNYDDAMQFLKKKRYLQAASNNSREYALNVSTIASQPSVTQAAVASVIDETATASILDTQALNVEIKGNHDKNVIPDEVLQTLLDHYSHKANGQHEISFSVADTEVTSSISINSAEVSEVTPSETVGTSSQASSSDKASMLQEYSKFLQQALDRTSQNDAYLNNPSLNFVTDNQTLTTQPAFPSMEKVYTSIPVNSFRSGMNSPLRTTPDKSHFGLMVGDSQHPFPFSGDEANHSSSSSTQDFLDQVTSQKKAEAQSVHQAYQISSFEQPFRAQYHGARAGISSQFSTANGQVNLRGPGTSADFPEFPLVNVNDSRAGMTSSPDATTGQTFG
- the ZNF148 gene encoding zinc finger protein 148 isoform X2; translated protein: MNIEDKLGGLFLKCGGIDQMQSSRAMVGMGAVSDQSGVSRERQEAVLQDRTMPHQEILATDEVLQESELRQQEMISHDELMVHEETVKNDDEMDAQDRLPQGLQYAVNVPISVKQEITFTDASEQQKRDKKQIREPVDLQKKKKRKQRSPAKILTINEDGSLGLKTHKSHVCEHCNAAFRTNYHLQRHVFIHTGEKPFQCSQCDMRFIQKYLLQRHEKIHTGEKPFRCDECGMRFIQKYHMERHKRTHSGEKPYQCEYCLQYFSRTDRVLKHKRMCHENREKKPNRSATKVGFLPSEEDSGFSTPLKDSSLPKKKRQKTEKTKSGDKESTDKSEHKKDKNDYLPLYSSSAKVKDEYMVAEYAVEMPHSSVGGSHLEEANSGEIHPPKLVLKKVNKRSLKQPLEQSQTISPLSTYEDSKVSKYAFDLVDKQSLLDSEGNADIDQVDTLQEGPSKPVHSSTNYDDAMQFLKKKRYLQAASNNSREYALNVSTIASQPSVTQAAVASVIDETATASILDTQALNVEIKGNHDKNVIPDEVLQTLLDHYSHKANGQHEISFSVADTEVTSSISINSAEVSEVTPSETVGTSSQASSSDKASMLQEYSKFLQQALDRTSQNDAYLNNPSLNFVTDNQTLTTQPAFPSMEKVYTSIPVNSFRSGMNSPLRTTPDKSHFGLMDFLDQVTSQKKAEAQSVHQAYQISSFEQPFRAQYHGARAGISSQFSTANGQVNLRGPGTSADFPEFPLVNVNDSRAGMTSSPDATTGQTFG